A part of Brassica rapa cultivar Chiifu-401-42 chromosome A05, CAAS_Brap_v3.01, whole genome shotgun sequence genomic DNA contains:
- the LOC103869777 gene encoding chlorophyll synthase, chloroplastic-like isoform X3, translating to MGALRDSSQSGALGASRHTTPALFYLALGGSLLSYIYSAPPLKLGIAIVYNFKSVEGDRAMGLQSLLVAFGTEAAKWICVSAIDVTQISVAGM from the exons A TGGGAGCATTGAGAGATTCATCACAGAGTGGAGCATTGGGAGCATCTC GGCATACCACTCCCGCTTTGTTCTATCTTGCTTTGGGAGGGTCCTTGTTATCTTATATATACTCTGCTCCACCTCTTAAG TTGGGAATAGCGATTGTTTATAACTTCAAAAGTGTTGAAGGAGACAGAGCAATGGGCCTTCAGTCTCTCCTAGTAGCTTTTGGCACTGAGGCTGCAAAATGGATATGCGTTAGTGCTATAGACGTTACTCAGATCTCTGTTGCCGGTATGTAG
- the LOC103869777 gene encoding chlorophyll synthase, chloroplastic-like isoform X1, with product MGALRDSSQSGALGASRGSGHTTPALFYLALGGSLLSYIYSAPPLKLGIAIVYNFKSVEGDRAMGLQSLLVAFGTEAAKWICVSAIDVTQISVAGM from the exons A TGGGAGCATTGAGAGATTCATCACAGAGTGGAGCATTGGGAGCATCTCGTGGTAGTG GGCATACCACTCCCGCTTTGTTCTATCTTGCTTTGGGAGGGTCCTTGTTATCTTATATATACTCTGCTCCACCTCTTAAG TTGGGAATAGCGATTGTTTATAACTTCAAAAGTGTTGAAGGAGACAGAGCAATGGGCCTTCAGTCTCTCCTAGTAGCTTTTGGCACTGAGGCTGCAAAATGGATATGCGTTAGTGCTATAGACGTTACTCAGATCTCTGTTGCCGGTATGTAG
- the LOC103869777 gene encoding chlorophyll synthase, chloroplastic-like isoform X2: MGALRDSSQSGALGASRGHTTPALFYLALGGSLLSYIYSAPPLKLGIAIVYNFKSVEGDRAMGLQSLLVAFGTEAAKWICVSAIDVTQISVAGM; the protein is encoded by the exons A TGGGAGCATTGAGAGATTCATCACAGAGTGGAGCATTGGGAGCATCTCGTG GGCATACCACTCCCGCTTTGTTCTATCTTGCTTTGGGAGGGTCCTTGTTATCTTATATATACTCTGCTCCACCTCTTAAG TTGGGAATAGCGATTGTTTATAACTTCAAAAGTGTTGAAGGAGACAGAGCAATGGGCCTTCAGTCTCTCCTAGTAGCTTTTGGCACTGAGGCTGCAAAATGGATATGCGTTAGTGCTATAGACGTTACTCAGATCTCTGTTGCCGGTATGTAG